A single region of the Thermococcus paralvinellae genome encodes:
- a CDS encoding glycerophosphodiester phosphodiesterase family protein: protein MKMSRALVLGHSGFRELYPENTIIAFEKAIKAGADGIEFDVWLTKDGKLVTLHDGKFRTNDEVYCIKELSLESLRNLHPYGKFIPTVDELFERFPNSIFNIDVKDKEAVKPLLKLVEKFDSFDRAIFSSPSPETLKFIREHSKEAMLGFSIVTEAGIAKAALLKRNLNLYSLHVPLDGISYVGFPMFVALLKWARGLGVKVFMWNYEMDELFWLPRLKGLYDGIIADNVVKVLNLLELGVL, encoded by the coding sequence ATGAAAATGTCCAGAGCTCTAGTCCTTGGTCACAGTGGCTTTAGGGAGTTATATCCAGAAAACACTATAATAGCGTTTGAAAAAGCAATTAAAGCTGGAGCCGATGGAATTGAGTTTGATGTTTGGCTCACAAAAGATGGAAAGCTTGTTACACTTCATGACGGCAAATTTAGGACAAATGATGAAGTTTACTGCATTAAGGAGTTGAGCTTAGAGAGCCTTAGAAATCTCCACCCTTATGGCAAATTTATCCCAACTGTTGATGAACTTTTTGAAAGGTTTCCCAACTCAATTTTTAATATTGACGTGAAGGATAAAGAAGCTGTAAAGCCTCTTTTAAAACTTGTTGAGAAGTTTGACAGCTTTGATAGGGCGATATTTTCATCTCCAAGCCCCGAGACACTTAAATTTATTAGAGAACATTCTAAAGAAGCTATGCTTGGATTTTCTATAGTCACGGAAGCTGGAATAGCCAAAGCAGCGTTGCTTAAAAGAAACTTGAACTTGTATTCCCTCCACGTGCCGTTAGATGGTATTAGCTATGTGGGATTCCCTATGTTTGTTGCTCTGTTAAAGTGGGCAAGAGGGTTGGGAGTTAAGGTCTTTATGTGGAACTATGAAATGGATGAGCTTTTCTGGTTGCCTAGATTGAAGGGATTATATGACGGAATTATTGCAGATAACGTTGTAAAAGTACTAAATCTCTTAGAATTAGGCGTTCTTTAG